A window of the Equus przewalskii isolate Varuska chromosome 10, EquPr2, whole genome shotgun sequence genome harbors these coding sequences:
- the KDM6B gene encoding lysine-specific demethylase 6B isoform X1, whose translation MHRAVDPPGARAAREAFALGGLSCAGAWSSCPPHPPPRSAWLPGGRCSASIGQPPLSAPLPPSHGSSSGHPNKPYYAPGTPTPRPLHGKLESLHGCVQALLREPAQPGLWEQLGQLYESEHDSEEAIRCYHSALRYGGSLAELGPRIGRLQQAQLWNFHAGSCQHRAKVLPPLEQVWNLLHLEHKRNYGAKRGGPPVKRAAEPPVVQPVPPAALSGPSGEEGLSPGGKRRRGCNSEQTGLPPGLPLPPPPLPPPPPPPPPPPPPPPPLPGLATSPPFQLTKPGLWSTLHGDAWGPERKGSAPPERQEQRHSLPHPYPYPAPAYVAHPPGHRLVPAAPLGPGPRPPGAESHGCPPATRPPGSDLRESRVQRSRMDSSVSPAATTACVPYAPSRPPCLPGTTTSSSSSSSNTGLRGVEPNPGMPGAEHYQTPALEVSSHQARLGPSAHSSRKPFLAGPAATPHLSLPPGPPSPPLPPCPRLLRPPPPPAWLKGPACRAAREDGEILEELFFGAEGRPRPPPLPLPHREGFLGPPAPRFSVGTQDSHTPPTPPTTSSSSNNGSHSSSPTGPVSFPPPPYLARSMDPHPRPPSPTLSPQDPPLAPLTLALPPAPPSSCHQNTSGSFRRPESPRPRVSFPKTPEVGPGPSPGPLNKAPQPVPPRVGELPARGPRLFDFPSTPLEDQFEEPAEFKILPDGLANIMKMLDESIRKEEEQQQQEAGVVPPPPLKEPFASLQPPFPTDTATTTTAATVTTTTATQEEEKKPPPALPPPPPLAKFPPPPQPQPQPPPPPLPPPASPASLLKSLASVLEGQKYCYRGTGAAVSTRPGPLPATQYSPGPPSGATAPPPTSAAPSAQGSPQPSASSSSQFSTSGGPWARERRAGEEPVPGPMTPTPPPPPLPLPPARSESEVLEEISRACETLVERVGRSATDPVDTADPVDSGTERLPPPTKEESGGVVAAAGQGSSKRRQKEHQKEHRRHRRACKDSVGRRPREGRAKAKAKAPKEKSRRVLGNLDLQSEEIQGREKARPDLGGASKAKPPTAPAPPPAPATSGQPTPPSAPVPGKKAREEAPGPPGVSRADMLKLRSLSEGPPKELKIRLIKVESGDKETFIASEVEERRLRMADLTISHCAADVVRASKNAKVKGKFRESYLSPAQSVKPKINTEEKLPREKLNPPTPSIYLESKRDAFSPVLLQFCTDPRNPITVIRGLAGSLRLNLGLFSTKTLVEASGEHTVEVRTQVQQPSDENWDLTGTRQIWPCESSRSHTTIAKYAQYQASSFQESLQEEKESEDEESEEPDSTTGTPPSSSSTPDPKNHHIIKFGTNIDLSDAKRWKPQLQELLKLPAFMRVTSTGNMLSHVGHTILGMNTVQLYMKVPGSRTPGHQENNNFCSVNINIGPGDCEWFAVHEHYWETISAFCDRHGVDYLTGSWWPILDDLYASNIPVYRFVQRPGDLVWINAGTVHWVQATGWCNNIAWNVGPLTAYQYQLALERYEWNEVKNVKSIVPMIHVSWNVARTVKISDPDLFKMIKFCLLQSMKHCQVQRESLVRAGKKIAYQGRVKDEPAYYCNECDVEVFNILFVTSENGSRNTYLVHCEACARRRSAGLQGVVVLEQYRTEELAQAYDAFTLVSAAGRQAGAHRSGGAGRRAQGAGLGRGVGRPAPAAEPPPALSPQAPASTSR comes from the exons ATGCATCGGGCAGTGGACCCTCCAGGGGCCCGCGCTGCACGGGAAGCCTTTGCCCTTGGGGGCTTGAGCTGTGCTGGGGCCTGGAGCTCCTGCCCGCCCCATCCCCCTCCTCGTAGCGCATGGCTGCCCGGAGGCAG GTGCTCTGCCAGCATCGGGCAGCCCCCACTCTCTGCTCCTCTACCCCCTTCACACGGCAGTAGCTCTGGGCACCCCAACAAACCATATTATGCTCCAGG GACACCCACCCCAAGACCCCTCCATGGGAAGCTGGAATCCTTGCATGGCTGTGTACAGGCATTGCTTCGGGAGCCAGCCCAGCCAGGGCTGTGGGAGCAGCTTGGGCAGCTGTACGAGTCAGAGCACGACAGCGAGGAGGCCATACGATGCTACCACAGCGCCCTTCGATATGGAGGAAGCTTGGCTGAGCTGGGGCCCCGCATCGGCCGACTACAGCAG gctcAGCTCTGGAACTTTCATGCCGGCTCCTGCCAGCACCGAGCCAAGGTCCTGCCCCCCCTGGAGCAAGTGTGGAACTTGCTGCACCTTgag caCAAGCGGAACTACGGGGCCAAGCGGGGGGGTCCTCCAGTGAAGCGAGCTGCTGAACCCCCAGTAGTACAGCCTGTGCCTCCTGCAGCACTCTCAGGCCCCTCAGGGGAGGAGGGCCTCAGCCCTGGAGGCAAGCGCAGGAGAGGCTGCAACTCTGAGCAG ACTGGCCTTCCCCCAGGGCTGCCGCTGCCTCCGccaccattaccaccaccaccgccaccaccaccacccccacctcccccacccccacccctgcctggccTAGCCACCAGCCCTCCATTTCAGCTGACCAAGCCAGGGCTGTGGAGTACCCTACATGGAGATGCCTGGGGCCCCGAGCGCAAGGGTTCAGCACCCCCAGAGCGCCAG GAGCAGCGGCACTCGCTGCCTCACCCATATCCATACCCAGCTCCGGCCTATGTCGCGCACCCCCCGGGCCACCGGCTGGTCCCGGCTGCACCCCTAGGCCCAGGCCCCCGCCCCCCAGGAGCAGAGAGCCATGGCTGCCCGCCTGCCACCCGTCCCCCCGGAAGTGACCTTAGAGAGAGCAGAGTTCAGAGGTCGCGGATGGACTCCAGCGTTTCACCAGCAGCAACCACCGCCTGCGTGCCTTACGCCCCTTCCCGGCCCCCCTGCCTCCCCggcaccaccaccagcagcagtagcagcagcagcaacactgGTCTCCGGGGCGTGGAGCCGAACCCAGGCATG CCTGGCGCTGAGCATTACCAAACGCCCGCGCTGGAGGTCTCCTCCCACCAAGCCCGCCTGGGGCCCTCGGCACACAGCAGTCGGAAACCGTTCCTGGCAGGTCCCGCTGCCACTCCCCACTTGTCCCTGCCACCTGGCCCCCCCTCACCTCCTCTACCCCCCTGTCCCCGCCTCCTAcgccccccaccaccccctgccTGGCTGAAGGGCCCGGCCTGCCGGGCAGCCCGCGAGGATGGAGAGATCTTAGAGGAGCTCTTCTTCGGGGCTGAGGGACGCCCCCGCCCTCCACCACTACCCCTCCCTCACCGTGAGGGTTTCTTGGGGCCTCCTGCCCCCCGCTTTTCTGTGGGCACTCAGGATTCGCACACCCCTCCTACTCCCCCaaccaccagcagcagcagcaacaatggCAGCCACAGCAGTAGCCCTACTGGGCCTGTGtccttccccccacctccctaTCTAGCCAGAAGTATGGACCCCCATCCCCGGCCCCCCAGCCCAACACTGAGCCCCCAGGACCCACCTCTTGCACCCCTGACTCttgccctgcctccagcccctccctcctcctgccaccaAAATACCTCAGGAAGCTTCAGGCGCCCGGAGAGCCCTCGGCCCAGGGTCTCCTTCCCAAAGACCCCCGAGGTGGGGCCAGGGCCATCCCCAGGCCCCCTGAATAAAGCCCCCCAGCCTGTGCCGCCCAGGGTTGGGGAGCTGCCTGCCCGAGGCCCGCGACTCTTTGATTTTCCCTCTACCCCACTGGAGGATCAGTTTGAGGAGCCAGCTGAATTCAAGATCCTACCTGATGGGCTGGCCAACATCATGAAGATGCTGGACGAATCCATTcgaaaggaggaggagcagcaacAACAGGAGGCAGGCGTGGTCCCTCCGCCCCCGCTGAAGGAGCCCTTTGCATCCCTGCAGCCTCCATTCCCCACTGACACAGCCACAACCACCACTGCTgccaccgtcaccaccaccacggccacccaggaagaggagaagaagccACCACCAGCCCTACCGCCACCGCCGCCTCTAGCCAAGTTCCCTCCGCCAccccagccacagccacagccaccaccacccccactaCCCCCACCAGCCAGCCCGGCCAGCCTGCTCAAATCCTTGGCCTCCGTGCTGGAGGGACAAAAGTACTGTTACCGGGGGACTGGAGCAGCTGTTTCCACCCGGCCTGGGCCCTTGCCTGCCACACAGTATTCCCCTGGTCCCCCATCAGGTGCTACCGCCCCACCGCCCACCTCAGCGGCCCCTAGCGCCCAGGGCTCCCCACAGCCCTCCGCTTCCTCGTCATCTCAGTTTTCTACCTCAGGCGGGCCCTGGGCCCGGGAGCGCAGGGCAGGCGAAGAGCCAGTCCCGGGCCCCATGacccccaccccgccacccccacccctgcctctgccccctgctCGCTCTGAGTCTGAGGTGCTAGAAGAGATCAGTCGGGCTTGTGAGACCCTTGTGGAACGAGTAGGCAGGAGTGCCACAGACCCGGTGGACACGGCAGACCCAGTGGACAGTGGGACTGAGCGACTGCCGCCCCCCACCAAGGAGGAGAGTGGTGGGGTAGTGGCAGCAGCAGGACAAGGCAGCAGCAAGCGGAGACAGAAGGAGCATCAGAAGGAACACCGGCGGCACAGGCGGGCCTGTAAGGACAGTGTGGGTCGGCGGCCCCGTGAGGGCAGGGCAAAGGCCAAGGCCAAGGCCCCCAAAGAAAAGAGCCGCCGGGTGCTGGGGAACCTGGACCTGCAGAGCGAGGAGATCCAGGGTCGTGAGAAGGCCCGGCCTGATCTTGGCGGGGCCTCCAAGGCCAAGCCACCcacagctccagcccctccaccAGCTCCTGCAACCTCTGGCCAGCCCACACCCCCGTCAGCCCCTGTCCCTGGGAAGAAGGCTCGGGAGGAAGCTCCAGGGCCACCAGGTGTCAGCCGGGCTGACATGCTGAAGCTGCGCTCACTTAGTGAAGGACCTCCAAAGGAGCTGAAGATCCGGCTTATCAAAGTAGAGAGTGGTGACAAGGAGACCTTTATCGCCTCTGAGGTGGAAGAACGGAGGCTGCGCATGGCAGACCTCACCATCAGCCACTGCGCTGCTGACGTCGTTCGTGCCAGCAA GAATGCCAAGGTGAAAGGGAAGTTCCGGGAGTCCTACCTTTCCCCCGCCCAGTCTGTGAAACCGAAGATCAACACTGAGGAGAAGCTGCCCCGGGAAAAACTCAACCCACCCACACCCAGCATCTAT CTGGAGAGCAAACGGGACGCTTTCTCGCCGGTGCTGCTGCAGTTCTGTACAGACCCTCGAAATCCCATCACCGTGATCCGTGGCCTGGCAGGCTCCCTGCGGCTCA ACTTGGGCCTCTTCTCCACCAAGACGCTGGTGGAGGCAAGTGGTGAGCATACGGTAGAGGTGCGCACCCAGGTGCAGCAGCCCTCAGATGAAAACTGGGATTTGACTGGTACGCGACAGATCTGGCCCTGCGAGAGCTCCCGTTCCCACACCACCATTGCCAAGTACGCGCAGTACCAGGCCTCATCCTTCCAGGAGTCCCTGCAG gaggagaaggagagtgaGGATGAGGAGTCCGAGGAGCCGGACAGCACCACAGGAACCCCTCCTAG cagcagcagcacaccAGACCCGAAGAACCATCACATCATCAAGTTTGGCACCAATATCGACTTGTCTGACGCCAAACG GTGGAAGCCCCAACTGCAGGAGCTGCTGAAGCTGCCCGCCTTCATGCGGGTAACATCCACGGGCAACATGCTGAGCCACGTCGGCCACACCATCCTGGGCATGAACACGGTGCAGCTGTATATGAAGGTCCCAGGCAGCCGAACGCCAG GCCACCAAGAGAACaacaacttctgctctgtcaACATCAACATCGGCCCAGGTGACTGTGAGTGGTTCGCGGTGCACGAGCACTACTGGGAGACCATCAGCGCCTTCTGCGACCG GCACGGCGTAGACTACCTGACGGGTTCCTGGTGGCCAATCCTGGATGACCTCTATGCTTCCAATATCCCTGTGTACCGCTTCGTACAGCGCCCCGGAGACCTCGTGTGGATTAACGCAGGGACCGTGCACTGGGTGCAGGCCACCGGCTGGTGCAACAACATCGCCTGGAACGTGGGGCCCCTCACCG CCTATCAGTACCAGCTGGCCCTGGAACGATACGAGTGGAACGAGGTGAAGAACGTCAAGTCCATTGTGCCCATGATTCATGTGTCCTGGAACGTGGCTCGCACGGTCAAAATCAGCGACCCCGACTTGTTCAAGATGATCAA GTTCTGCCTCCTGCAGTCCATGAAGCACTGCCAGGTGCAGCGGGAGAGCCTGGTGCGGGCGGGGAAGAAGATCGCCTACCAGGGCCGGGTCAAGGACGAGCCCGCCTACTACTGCAACGAGTGCGAC GTGGAGGTGTTCAACATCCTGTTCGTGACGAGTGAGAACGGCAGCCGCAACACGTACTTGGTGCACTGCGAGGCGTGCGCGCGGCGCCGCAGCGCGGGCCTGCAGGGCGTGGTGGTGCTGGAGCAGTACCGCACTGAGGAGCTGGCGCAGGCCTACGACGCCTTCACGCTGGTGAGCGCGGCCGGCCGGCAGGCGGGCGCGCACCGGAGTGGGGGCGCGGGGCGCAGGGCGCAGGGCGCAGGGCTCGGGCGTGGGGTGGGCCGCCCCGCGCCTGCCGCTGAGCCGCCGCCCGCTCTCTCCCCGCAGGCCCCCGCCAGCACGTCGCGATGA
- the KDM6B gene encoding lysine-specific demethylase 6B isoform X4, with product MHRAVDPPGARAAREAFALGGLSCAGAWSSCPPHPPPRSAWLPGGRCSASIGQPPLSAPLPPSHGSSSGHPNKPYYAPGTPTPRPLHGKLESLHGCVQALLREPAQPGLWEQLGQLYESEHDSEEAIRCYHSALRYGGSLAELGPRIGRLQQAQLWNFHAGSCQHRAKVLPPLEQVWNLLHLEHKRNYGAKRGGPPVKRAAEPPVVQPVPPAALSGPSGEEGLSPGGKRRRGCNSEQTGLPPGLPLPPPPLPPPPPPPPPPPPPPPPLPGLATSPPFQLTKPGLWSTLHGDAWGPERKGSAPPERQEQRHSLPHPYPYPAPAYVAHPPGHRLVPAAPLGPGPRPPGAESHGCPPATRPPGSDLRESRVQRSRMDSSVSPAATTACVPYAPSRPPCLPGTTTSSSSSSSNTGLRGVEPNPGMPGAEHYQTPALEVSSHQARLGPSAHSSRKPFLAGPAATPHLSLPPGPPSPPLPPCPRLLRPPPPPAWLKGPACRAAREDGEILEELFFGAEGRPRPPPLPLPHREGFLGPPAPRFSVGTQDSHTPPTPPTTSSSSNNGSHSSSPTGPVSFPPPPYLARSMDPHPRPPSPTLSPQDPPLAPLTLALPPAPPSSCHQNTSGSFRRPESPRPRVSFPKTPEVGPGPSPGPLNKAPQPVPPRVGELPARGPRLFDFPSTPLEDQFEEPAEFKILPDGLANIMKMLDESIRKEEEQQQQEAGVVPPPPLKEPFASLQPPFPTDTATTTTAATVTTTTATQEEEKKPPPALPPPPPLAKFPPPPQPQPQPPPPPLPPPASPASLLKSLASVLEGQKYCYRGTGAAVSTRPGPLPATQYSPGPPSGATAPPPTSAAPSAQGSPQPSASSSSQFSTSGGPWARERRAGEEPVPGPMTPTPPPPPLPLPPARSESEVLEEISRACETLVERVGRSATDPVDTADPVDSGTERLPPPTKEESGGVVAAAGQGSSKRRQKEHQKEHRRHRRACKDSVGRRPREGRAKAKAKAPKEKSRRVLGNLDLQSEEIQGREKARPDLGGASKAKPPTAPAPPPAPATSGQPTPPSAPVPGKKAREEAPGPPGVSRADMLKLRSLSEGPPKELKIRLIKVESGDKETFIASEVEERRLRMADLTISHCAADVVRASKNAKVKGKFRESYLSPAQSVKPKINTEEKLPREKLNPPTPSIYLESKRDAFSPVLLQFCTDPRNPITVIRGLAGSLRLNLGLFSTKTLVEASGEHTVEVRTQVQQPSDENWDLTGTRQIWPCESSRSHTTIAKYAQYQASSFQESLQEEKESEDEESEEPDSTTGTPPSSSSTPDPKNHHIIKFGTNIDLSDAKRWKPQLQELLKLPAFMRVTSTGNMLSHVGHTILGMNTVQLYMKVPGSRTPGHQENNNFCSVNINIGPGDCEWFAVHEHYWETISAFCDRHGVDYLTGSWWPILDDLYASNIPVYRFVQRPGDLVWINAGTVHWVQATGWCNNIAWNVGPLTAYQYQLALERYEWNEVKNVKSIVPMIHVSWNVARTVKISDPDLFKMIKFCLLQSMKHCQVQRESLVRAGKKIAYQGRVKDEPAYYCNECDVEVFNILFVTSENGSRNTYLVHCEACARRRSAGLQGVVVLEQYRTEELAQAYDAFTLAPASTSR from the exons ATGCATCGGGCAGTGGACCCTCCAGGGGCCCGCGCTGCACGGGAAGCCTTTGCCCTTGGGGGCTTGAGCTGTGCTGGGGCCTGGAGCTCCTGCCCGCCCCATCCCCCTCCTCGTAGCGCATGGCTGCCCGGAGGCAG GTGCTCTGCCAGCATCGGGCAGCCCCCACTCTCTGCTCCTCTACCCCCTTCACACGGCAGTAGCTCTGGGCACCCCAACAAACCATATTATGCTCCAGG GACACCCACCCCAAGACCCCTCCATGGGAAGCTGGAATCCTTGCATGGCTGTGTACAGGCATTGCTTCGGGAGCCAGCCCAGCCAGGGCTGTGGGAGCAGCTTGGGCAGCTGTACGAGTCAGAGCACGACAGCGAGGAGGCCATACGATGCTACCACAGCGCCCTTCGATATGGAGGAAGCTTGGCTGAGCTGGGGCCCCGCATCGGCCGACTACAGCAG gctcAGCTCTGGAACTTTCATGCCGGCTCCTGCCAGCACCGAGCCAAGGTCCTGCCCCCCCTGGAGCAAGTGTGGAACTTGCTGCACCTTgag caCAAGCGGAACTACGGGGCCAAGCGGGGGGGTCCTCCAGTGAAGCGAGCTGCTGAACCCCCAGTAGTACAGCCTGTGCCTCCTGCAGCACTCTCAGGCCCCTCAGGGGAGGAGGGCCTCAGCCCTGGAGGCAAGCGCAGGAGAGGCTGCAACTCTGAGCAG ACTGGCCTTCCCCCAGGGCTGCCGCTGCCTCCGccaccattaccaccaccaccgccaccaccaccacccccacctcccccacccccacccctgcctggccTAGCCACCAGCCCTCCATTTCAGCTGACCAAGCCAGGGCTGTGGAGTACCCTACATGGAGATGCCTGGGGCCCCGAGCGCAAGGGTTCAGCACCCCCAGAGCGCCAG GAGCAGCGGCACTCGCTGCCTCACCCATATCCATACCCAGCTCCGGCCTATGTCGCGCACCCCCCGGGCCACCGGCTGGTCCCGGCTGCACCCCTAGGCCCAGGCCCCCGCCCCCCAGGAGCAGAGAGCCATGGCTGCCCGCCTGCCACCCGTCCCCCCGGAAGTGACCTTAGAGAGAGCAGAGTTCAGAGGTCGCGGATGGACTCCAGCGTTTCACCAGCAGCAACCACCGCCTGCGTGCCTTACGCCCCTTCCCGGCCCCCCTGCCTCCCCggcaccaccaccagcagcagtagcagcagcagcaacactgGTCTCCGGGGCGTGGAGCCGAACCCAGGCATG CCTGGCGCTGAGCATTACCAAACGCCCGCGCTGGAGGTCTCCTCCCACCAAGCCCGCCTGGGGCCCTCGGCACACAGCAGTCGGAAACCGTTCCTGGCAGGTCCCGCTGCCACTCCCCACTTGTCCCTGCCACCTGGCCCCCCCTCACCTCCTCTACCCCCCTGTCCCCGCCTCCTAcgccccccaccaccccctgccTGGCTGAAGGGCCCGGCCTGCCGGGCAGCCCGCGAGGATGGAGAGATCTTAGAGGAGCTCTTCTTCGGGGCTGAGGGACGCCCCCGCCCTCCACCACTACCCCTCCCTCACCGTGAGGGTTTCTTGGGGCCTCCTGCCCCCCGCTTTTCTGTGGGCACTCAGGATTCGCACACCCCTCCTACTCCCCCaaccaccagcagcagcagcaacaatggCAGCCACAGCAGTAGCCCTACTGGGCCTGTGtccttccccccacctccctaTCTAGCCAGAAGTATGGACCCCCATCCCCGGCCCCCCAGCCCAACACTGAGCCCCCAGGACCCACCTCTTGCACCCCTGACTCttgccctgcctccagcccctccctcctcctgccaccaAAATACCTCAGGAAGCTTCAGGCGCCCGGAGAGCCCTCGGCCCAGGGTCTCCTTCCCAAAGACCCCCGAGGTGGGGCCAGGGCCATCCCCAGGCCCCCTGAATAAAGCCCCCCAGCCTGTGCCGCCCAGGGTTGGGGAGCTGCCTGCCCGAGGCCCGCGACTCTTTGATTTTCCCTCTACCCCACTGGAGGATCAGTTTGAGGAGCCAGCTGAATTCAAGATCCTACCTGATGGGCTGGCCAACATCATGAAGATGCTGGACGAATCCATTcgaaaggaggaggagcagcaacAACAGGAGGCAGGCGTGGTCCCTCCGCCCCCGCTGAAGGAGCCCTTTGCATCCCTGCAGCCTCCATTCCCCACTGACACAGCCACAACCACCACTGCTgccaccgtcaccaccaccacggccacccaggaagaggagaagaagccACCACCAGCCCTACCGCCACCGCCGCCTCTAGCCAAGTTCCCTCCGCCAccccagccacagccacagccaccaccacccccactaCCCCCACCAGCCAGCCCGGCCAGCCTGCTCAAATCCTTGGCCTCCGTGCTGGAGGGACAAAAGTACTGTTACCGGGGGACTGGAGCAGCTGTTTCCACCCGGCCTGGGCCCTTGCCTGCCACACAGTATTCCCCTGGTCCCCCATCAGGTGCTACCGCCCCACCGCCCACCTCAGCGGCCCCTAGCGCCCAGGGCTCCCCACAGCCCTCCGCTTCCTCGTCATCTCAGTTTTCTACCTCAGGCGGGCCCTGGGCCCGGGAGCGCAGGGCAGGCGAAGAGCCAGTCCCGGGCCCCATGacccccaccccgccacccccacccctgcctctgccccctgctCGCTCTGAGTCTGAGGTGCTAGAAGAGATCAGTCGGGCTTGTGAGACCCTTGTGGAACGAGTAGGCAGGAGTGCCACAGACCCGGTGGACACGGCAGACCCAGTGGACAGTGGGACTGAGCGACTGCCGCCCCCCACCAAGGAGGAGAGTGGTGGGGTAGTGGCAGCAGCAGGACAAGGCAGCAGCAAGCGGAGACAGAAGGAGCATCAGAAGGAACACCGGCGGCACAGGCGGGCCTGTAAGGACAGTGTGGGTCGGCGGCCCCGTGAGGGCAGGGCAAAGGCCAAGGCCAAGGCCCCCAAAGAAAAGAGCCGCCGGGTGCTGGGGAACCTGGACCTGCAGAGCGAGGAGATCCAGGGTCGTGAGAAGGCCCGGCCTGATCTTGGCGGGGCCTCCAAGGCCAAGCCACCcacagctccagcccctccaccAGCTCCTGCAACCTCTGGCCAGCCCACACCCCCGTCAGCCCCTGTCCCTGGGAAGAAGGCTCGGGAGGAAGCTCCAGGGCCACCAGGTGTCAGCCGGGCTGACATGCTGAAGCTGCGCTCACTTAGTGAAGGACCTCCAAAGGAGCTGAAGATCCGGCTTATCAAAGTAGAGAGTGGTGACAAGGAGACCTTTATCGCCTCTGAGGTGGAAGAACGGAGGCTGCGCATGGCAGACCTCACCATCAGCCACTGCGCTGCTGACGTCGTTCGTGCCAGCAA GAATGCCAAGGTGAAAGGGAAGTTCCGGGAGTCCTACCTTTCCCCCGCCCAGTCTGTGAAACCGAAGATCAACACTGAGGAGAAGCTGCCCCGGGAAAAACTCAACCCACCCACACCCAGCATCTAT CTGGAGAGCAAACGGGACGCTTTCTCGCCGGTGCTGCTGCAGTTCTGTACAGACCCTCGAAATCCCATCACCGTGATCCGTGGCCTGGCAGGCTCCCTGCGGCTCA ACTTGGGCCTCTTCTCCACCAAGACGCTGGTGGAGGCAAGTGGTGAGCATACGGTAGAGGTGCGCACCCAGGTGCAGCAGCCCTCAGATGAAAACTGGGATTTGACTGGTACGCGACAGATCTGGCCCTGCGAGAGCTCCCGTTCCCACACCACCATTGCCAAGTACGCGCAGTACCAGGCCTCATCCTTCCAGGAGTCCCTGCAG gaggagaaggagagtgaGGATGAGGAGTCCGAGGAGCCGGACAGCACCACAGGAACCCCTCCTAG cagcagcagcacaccAGACCCGAAGAACCATCACATCATCAAGTTTGGCACCAATATCGACTTGTCTGACGCCAAACG GTGGAAGCCCCAACTGCAGGAGCTGCTGAAGCTGCCCGCCTTCATGCGGGTAACATCCACGGGCAACATGCTGAGCCACGTCGGCCACACCATCCTGGGCATGAACACGGTGCAGCTGTATATGAAGGTCCCAGGCAGCCGAACGCCAG GCCACCAAGAGAACaacaacttctgctctgtcaACATCAACATCGGCCCAGGTGACTGTGAGTGGTTCGCGGTGCACGAGCACTACTGGGAGACCATCAGCGCCTTCTGCGACCG GCACGGCGTAGACTACCTGACGGGTTCCTGGTGGCCAATCCTGGATGACCTCTATGCTTCCAATATCCCTGTGTACCGCTTCGTACAGCGCCCCGGAGACCTCGTGTGGATTAACGCAGGGACCGTGCACTGGGTGCAGGCCACCGGCTGGTGCAACAACATCGCCTGGAACGTGGGGCCCCTCACCG CCTATCAGTACCAGCTGGCCCTGGAACGATACGAGTGGAACGAGGTGAAGAACGTCAAGTCCATTGTGCCCATGATTCATGTGTCCTGGAACGTGGCTCGCACGGTCAAAATCAGCGACCCCGACTTGTTCAAGATGATCAA GTTCTGCCTCCTGCAGTCCATGAAGCACTGCCAGGTGCAGCGGGAGAGCCTGGTGCGGGCGGGGAAGAAGATCGCCTACCAGGGCCGGGTCAAGGACGAGCCCGCCTACTACTGCAACGAGTGCGAC GTGGAGGTGTTCAACATCCTGTTCGTGACGAGTGAGAACGGCAGCCGCAACACGTACTTGGTGCACTGCGAGGCGTGCGCGCGGCGCCGCAGCGCGGGCCTGCAGGGCGTGGTGGTGCTGGAGCAGTACCGCACTGAGGAGCTGGCGCAGGCCTACGACGCCTTCACGCTG GCCCCCGCCAGCACGTCGCGATGA